From a region of the Microcoleus sp. bin38.metabat.b11b12b14.051 genome:
- a CDS encoding DUF2188 domain-containing protein, which yields MDTTVKILEDSTTITGFYDREADVLYLSLGEPREGVAVDISDGVIARYHEDSETIVGITLIGLRQRVLKELNHKLYVVPHANGWAVSEDNVESSEKVFATQEAALKYAVGSAKARWLEVVIYGESGEVQEVINPAIDALLQRRNQPESESGKRECLESV from the coding sequence ATGGACACAACAGTAAAAATTCTCGAAGATTCCACAACTATTACAGGTTTCTACGATCGGGAAGCGGATGTTCTCTATCTCTCCCTAGGAGAACCGCGAGAGGGTGTAGCTGTGGATATTAGCGATGGAGTTATCGCCCGTTATCATGAGGATAGTGAAACAATTGTCGGCATTACTTTAATTGGGTTGCGGCAGCGGGTATTAAAGGAATTAAATCACAAACTATACGTAGTACCTCATGCCAATGGGTGGGCTGTGAGCGAGGACAATGTAGAGTCAAGTGAAAAGGTGTTTGCTACTCAGGAAGCAGCTTTAAAATATGCCGTGGGTTCAGCAAAAGCTAGATGGCTTGAGGTGGTAATTTATGGTGAAAGTGGGGAAGTTCAGGAAGTGATCAATCCGGCGATAGATGCGCTGTTGCAGCGTAGAAATCAGCCAGAATCAGAGTCGGGGAAACGTGAATGTTTGGAAAGTGTTTAG
- a CDS encoding Uma2 family endonuclease: MTATLQVTEQPTSQRYFTPEEYLALEEAAEDKSEYLDGEIIPMTGGSTNHNQISGNLYIALSLAIKKQNYRIFMGDVRLWMPKKRFYTYPDVMVIAGKPEYYNNRKDTVINPQVIVEVLSKSTRNYDRSDKFQFYQTLPTFQEYILIDQSRVYVEQYCKLANKRWSYTQYDEEDAALVFNFFQVEVPLADMYEKVDFEAENEPEESMAAE, translated from the coding sequence GTGACAGCTACTCTACAAGTAACAGAACAGCCAACATCACAGCGCTACTTTACTCCAGAAGAATATCTAGCTTTGGAAGAAGCAGCAGAAGACAAAAGCGAATATCTCGACGGAGAAATTATTCCTATGACAGGCGGATCTACCAATCACAATCAAATTTCTGGTAATTTGTACATTGCTTTGAGTCTTGCTATCAAAAAACAGAATTATCGCATCTTCATGGGTGACGTGCGCCTGTGGATGCCGAAAAAGCGATTTTATACTTATCCCGATGTGATGGTAATTGCGGGCAAACCTGAGTATTACAACAATCGCAAAGATACTGTAATAAATCCTCAAGTGATTGTAGAAGTTTTATCGAAATCTACCAGAAATTACGATCGCAGCGATAAGTTTCAGTTTTATCAAACGCTGCCGACCTTTCAAGAGTATATTCTAATTGACCAATCGCGAGTTTATGTGGAGCAGTATTGCAAGTTGGCAAACAAGCGTTGGTCGTACACTCAGTACGATGAGGAAGATGCAGCGCTAGTTTTTAATTTCTTTCAAGTTGAAGTGCCGCTGGCAGATATGTATGAGAAGGTGGATTTTGAGGCGGAAAATGAGCCTGAAGAGAGTATGGCGGCAGAATAA
- a CDS encoding HEAT repeat domain-containing protein produces the protein MVWDDFLKRMAVDCGLTPGQSNVLIERFAQNNIDKRESEIEANSKLLFGIQAEAYKKRRGEIYKKFTYNCAKLETAGARKAETLRKWLKSEYSAGSIDISPPETAKTSEFPSPATQIDWRETCRAAAQAKRQAANTFFANDLGRKIDLNEIHVPLGLIEGQQKPQRRDDFSPQTGSEAYQEAEKLIPLSYDEFCEKVLANSDSPKSKGKRLAVIGEPGAGKTTQLLKIGDRILTETEYLPVWISLAEVKKPLSQYLIENWLRIAAGKLDAAPAEWVKEFQELLSEGKIWLLLDGADEMGIADSLGTLSPQLRERVFDKVRIIISCRLNIWEATGNALSDFDTYKMLDFSYGDGDNCDQVKLFIDKWFTPLNPPLPRGETDPIPNPLPSLETTSTLAPPLTKGGLGGVLRAKETTSTLTPPLTKGGLGGVLRAANLRAALDEPGKERIKDLARNPLRLFLLCLTWEFGQQKLPDTKAELYEVFVVALYDFKKLAFPTTAAQRTNLNAALRRFALTAIEAGYKSILPDWFVIQHLAQPHPELFEKAIELGWLNRVGVDAQNPLKSVYAFYHPSFQEYFAACEIEDWHFFLNHVPQNPQQGIYRIFERQWKEVMLLWMGRKDVDREEKEAFIRALVEFDDGIEDEFYWYRAYFLAAILINEFKDCSLADEIVGLIVLFGWSVFYIEKQNSQTLLYLIAEGAKAVLPESDRIRAIPALTELIRTLGDECTRLEAADSLGKIDKINPDAIAALTELLGTSENKYIRFLAAVSLGEIGKGNSDAIAALTELISTSENKDTRRLAAESLGEIDEGNPDAVATLIELISTSENEYIRWQAATSLGEIGKSNPDAIVALTELIRTCEDEDTRRWAAESLGEIDEGNPDAIAALTKLIRTTEDEDTRRWAAAILGKIGKANPDALAALTELIRTSEDEDTRQWVAESLGVIGKVNPDVIATLIELICTSEDESIRLSAAESLGEIHKGNSDAIATLTELIRTSENESIRKQAAYNLGKIDEGNPDAIATLTELIRTSENESIRKQAAYNLGKIDKGNPDAIAALTELIRTSENESTRKQAADSLKEVLTETQQITGVVTALKDCLSEKTYENDFDRCENSYAVIWHCAQNLPYPTFYDAWHYPPTTPHPQVPNWQTFPQDIAREINNQAELSNQIQLLCIDSKNFINPDNPATKIYTQMLKQGCPKCEDGTPKTMADLQTYWDLLLMDSEKSCIFVFYNSRGEEATGFSETFVNDLSKFDGNIAIVGDYNADSLTVFSPSQSDMIGAIVRWICQIVWES, from the coding sequence ATGGTGTGGGATGATTTTCTCAAGCGGATGGCTGTAGACTGTGGCCTTACTCCCGGACAGTCTAATGTCTTGATAGAGAGATTTGCACAAAATAATATCGATAAACGAGAAAGCGAGATAGAAGCGAATAGCAAGCTGCTTTTTGGCATTCAAGCTGAAGCTTACAAGAAGCGCAGAGGCGAGATTTACAAGAAATTCACTTATAATTGTGCAAAACTGGAGACAGCGGGTGCTCGCAAAGCCGAAACGCTGCGAAAGTGGCTTAAAAGCGAATATTCTGCTGGGTCGATCGACATTTCACCACCAGAAACAGCCAAAACATCCGAGTTTCCGTCACCAGCAACCCAAATCGACTGGCGCGAAACCTGCCGCGCCGCAGCCCAAGCCAAGCGACAAGCAGCCAACACTTTTTTTGCTAACGACTTAGGGCGAAAAATCGACCTCAACGAGATTCACGTGCCTTTGGGATTAATCGAAGGCCAGCAAAAACCCCAGCGCCGCGATGATTTCTCCCCTCAAACAGGTTCCGAAGCTTATCAGGAAGCCGAAAAACTCATTCCCCTCAGTTACGACGAATTTTGCGAAAAAGTCCTCGCCAACAGCGACAGCCCTAAAAGCAAGGGGAAACGCCTTGCTGTCATCGGCGAACCGGGGGCGGGAAAAACGACTCAATTGTTGAAAATTGGCGATCGCATATTGACGGAAACTGAATATTTGCCGGTATGGATATCCTTAGCAGAGGTGAAAAAACCTTTGTCCCAATATTTAATCGAAAATTGGCTGCGAATAGCGGCGGGAAAATTGGATGCTGCACCTGCGGAATGGGTGAAAGAATTTCAGGAATTACTGAGTGAAGGAAAAATCTGGTTGCTGTTGGACGGCGCGGATGAAATGGGAATAGCCGATTCCCTGGGAACTCTATCGCCACAGTTGAGAGAACGGGTATTCGATAAGGTACGAATAATAATCAGTTGTCGCCTGAATATTTGGGAGGCTACGGGGAATGCCCTATCTGATTTTGATACTTATAAAATGCTCGATTTTAGCTATGGAGATGGCGATAATTGCGATCAAGTGAAATTGTTTATCGATAAATGGTTTACCCCCCTTAATCCCCCCTTACCAAGGGGAGAAACTGACCCAATTCCTAATCCCTTACCAAGCCTGGAAACCACCTCCACTCTTGCTCCCCCCCTTACCAAGGGGGGGCTGGGGGGGGTTCTTCGCGCCAAAGAAACCACCTCCACTCTTACTCCCCCCCTTACCAAGGGGGGGCTGGGGGGGGTTCTTCGCGCAGCGAATCTCCGCGCCGCCTTAGACGAACCGGGAAAAGAGCGAATCAAAGATTTAGCACGCAATCCCCTGCGGTTATTCCTGCTGTGTTTAACTTGGGAATTCGGACAGCAAAAATTACCGGATACTAAAGCCGAACTTTATGAAGTATTTGTGGTAGCGCTTTATGATTTCAAGAAACTAGCCTTTCCGACAACAGCAGCACAGAGAACAAACTTAAATGCTGCCTTGAGAAGGTTTGCACTGACAGCAATTGAAGCTGGATATAAATCGATATTGCCGGATTGGTTTGTGATCCAACATCTGGCGCAACCGCATCCTGAGTTATTTGAAAAAGCAATTGAATTAGGTTGGTTGAATCGAGTCGGAGTTGATGCCCAAAACCCGCTGAAATCTGTTTATGCTTTCTATCATCCTTCTTTTCAGGAATATTTTGCAGCGTGCGAGATTGAGGATTGGCACTTTTTCTTGAATCATGTGCCGCAGAATCCGCAGCAGGGGATTTATCGGATTTTTGAGCGGCAGTGGAAAGAGGTGATGTTGCTGTGGATGGGGCGAAAGGATGTGGATAGGGAGGAGAAGGAAGCGTTTATTCGGGCGTTGGTGGAGTTTGATGATGGAATTGAAGATGAGTTTTATTGGTATCGAGCCTATTTTCTAGCTGCTATCTTAATTAATGAGTTTAAGGATTGTTCTTTGGCTGATGAGATAGTTGGACTCATTGTCCTGTTTGGATGGAGTGTTTTCTATATAGAAAAACAGAATTCGCAGACATTGCTATATCTAATTGCAGAAGGAGCAAAAGCAGTATTGCCAGAGAGCGATCGTATAAGAGCTATCCCCGCTTTAACTGAGTTAATCCGCACTTTGGGTGATGAATGTACCCGGCTGGAAGCAGCAGATAGCTTAGGTAAAATAGACAAAATAAACCCAGATGCGATTGCAGCTTTAACTGAGTTACTCGGCACCTCTGAAAATAAATATATCCGGTTTTTAGCAGCAGTAAGCTTAGGAGAAATAGGTAAAGGAAACTCAGATGCTATCGCAGCTTTAACTGAATTAATCAGCACGTCGGAGAATAAAGATACCCGGCGGTTGGCAGCAGAAAGCTTAGGGGAAATAGACGAAGGCAACCCAGATGCGGTCGCCACTTTAATTGAGTTAATCAGCACCTCTGAGAATGAATATATCCGGTGGCAGGCAGCAACAAGCTTAGGGGAAATAGGCAAAAGTAACCCAGATGCGATCGTCGCTTTAACTGAGTTAATTCGTACTTGTGAGGATGAAGATACCCGGCGGTGGGCAGCAGAAAGCTTAGGGGAAATAGACGAAGGCAACCCAGATGCGATCGCGGCTTTAACTAAGTTAATTCGTACCACTGAGGATGAAGATACCCGGCGGTGGGCAGCAGCAATCTTAGGGAAAATAGGCAAAGCCAACCCAGATGCGCTCGCTGCTTTAACTGAGTTAATCCGTACCTCTGAGGATGAAGATACCCGGCAGTGGGTAGCAGAAAGCTTAGGGGTAATAGGCAAAGTTAACCCAGATGTTATCGCCACTTTAATTGAGTTAATTTGCACCTCTGAGGATGAATCTATCCGGCTGTCCGCAGCAGAAAGCTTAGGGGAAATACACAAAGGCAACTCAGATGCGATCGCCACTTTAACTGAGTTAATCCGTACCTCTGAGAATGAATCTATCCGGAAGCAGGCAGCATATAATTTAGGAAAAATAGACGAAGGCAACCCAGATGCGATCGCCACTTTAACTGAGTTAATCCGTACCTCTGAGAATGAATCTATCCGGAAGCAGGCAGCATATAATTTAGGAAAAATAGACAAAGGCAACCCAGATGCGATCGCCGCTTTAACTGAGTTAATCCGTACCTCTGAGAATGAATCTACCCGGAAGCAAGCAGCAGATAGTTTAAAAGAAGTTTTGACAGAAACTCAGCAAATAACAGGGGTTGTCACTGCCTTAAAGGATTGCCTATCCGAGAAGACTTACGAAAATGACTTTGATAGATGCGAAAATTCCTACGCAGTCATCTGGCACTGTGCCCAAAATCTCCCTTACCCCACCTTCTATGACGCATGGCACTATCCACCCACCACACCCCATCCCCAAGTTCCCAACTGGCAAACTTTCCCCCAAGACATTGCCAGAGAAATCAATAATCAAGCCGAATTATCCAATCAAATCCAACTTTTGTGCATCGACAGCAAAAACTTCATCAACCCCGACAACCCCGCCACCAAGATTTACACCCAAATGCTGAAACAAGGCTGTCCCAAATGTGAGGATGGCACACCGAAAACAATGGCAGATTTACAAACCTATTGGGATTTGCTGCTGATGGATAGCGAGAAATCTTGCATCTTTGTATTCTACAACTCGCGGGGGGAAGAGGCGACTGGATTTAGCGAGACTTTTGTCAATGATTTAAGCAAGTTTGACGGTAATATTGCGATTGTTGGCGACTATAACGCGGATTCGCTGACAGTTTTTTCACCCAGTCAATCTGATATGATTGGAGCGATTGTGCGGTGGATTTGCCAAATTGTGTGGGAAAGTTAA
- a CDS encoding Mo-dependent nitrogenase C-terminal domain-containing protein, with the protein MNVFEQTVSRRILPTWLWQGKQETPVSVATNPQPYGQKSRFDLLHPLKQWLDNTAIKNPKLARLLCKFIPSQCPFEREVKILDRTLFNIPPLCKLNPLYEQVVGLRFRALCYLADECGVDVTIYC; encoded by the coding sequence ATGAACGTATTTGAGCAAACAGTGTCCCGTCGAATTCTGCCAACTTGGCTATGGCAAGGCAAACAAGAAACCCCCGTTAGTGTCGCTACAAATCCTCAACCTTACGGTCAAAAGTCGCGTTTTGATTTGTTGCACCCGCTGAAGCAATGGCTTGATAACACTGCAATTAAAAATCCAAAGTTAGCCCGGTTGCTGTGCAAATTTATTCCCAGCCAGTGTCCGTTTGAACGCGAAGTCAAAATTTTGGATCGCACTTTGTTCAACATTCCGCCGCTGTGCAAGTTAAATCCGCTTTACGAGCAAGTGGTTGGGTTGCGCTTTCGTGCTTTGTGTTACTTGGCTGACGAGTGCGGCGTGGATGTGACTATCTATTGTTAA